CTGCGGTCGAGCGTCTTGTCAGAGAGCGTGAACGACGCGTGCAGGCCAAACGACGCGCCGATCAGTGGGTGCGGGTGCTGCTTTTGCGCCTGCAGGAAGCGGACGTTTTCGGCGATCCCGGCGGCCGCGCCGTCGTCGCCGTTCCGATCCGTCACCTCGTATGCGCACGCAACACGCACGCCGGCCTCAATGGCGGCGGCCGCGATCGTGTCGAGCGAGCCGTCAATCTCGCTGGGGCTGGCGTGGTGATCGATCAGGCTGGTCGTGCCGTGCCGGATCGCGTCGACCAGGCAGACGAGCGCGGAGTACCGGATGTCCTCCATGAGTAGCGCGCGATCGAGCCGCCACCAGAGTTTCTCCAGGATTTCGACGAAATTCTTCGGCGGCTCGCCGCGCAGGGCCATGCCGCGCGCAAACGCGCCATAGAAATGCGTGTGGCTGCACACGTTGCCGGGCATCACCAGTTGGCCGTGTACGTCGAGCGTCTCGTCGCCGGGAAACTGGCGGCTCAGTTCGGCGGTCGTGCCGACGGCATCGATGCGCCCGTTCGCGAAGTGCAGCGCACCGTCATCGATTAGCCGGGGCGTCTTGCCAAGCGTCGCGATGGCGCCGTGCGTGATCAGCATTTATTCCTCCGCCTCATCCTCGTTCAACTCGCGGATGGCACGCCAGACGATGTCGTCCTCCGCGCGGCCCAGCACCAGATCGTTGAGTTCCCATGCGTTCATGAATCGCTCGCCGGTCGTGACCAGGAACGTCACGCGCCGCCACTTGCGGCTGATGATCGGATGCGGCAGGCGCACCAACGGCCCGAGCGTGACTTTGTAGTAGGGGGCGTGCGCGCGCGGGTGATCGGGCTCGTCCGGGAATAGCGCGATGCGCTCTTGCAACTCGACGCCGGTGATACGCGCGTAGTAATTGATTGCGTACGCGTCGTCGCCGAACGCCTTGGTCTGGTACAGTGCCAGATAGTCGGCGTGCAGGCCGCCCGGCGCACGTTCGGCCGGAATGCGGTACCAGCTTTCGTCGCGGGCGATGGCGAAATCGCGCTCATTGTTGATGATCGCGACGACGACAACATCTTCGGGAGACATGGGAGTACCGGAATCCGCTTCAGGCGGCGCGCGATGCGCTGATGCGCCGGTCGATTTCGGCGACCCGCGCCTGGTGCGCCAGCCACCAATCGGGGTCGAGTTGCGCGTCCAGTTCTGCGACGCTCATGCCCTGCTGCTCGACCCAGGTGTAATACTTCAGGTTGTGCCACTGGCGGCGATTGTCCTCGGTGCCTTCCTTGATCCAGTCGGTCTTCTGGCCGTGAAAGATCGAGACGAGCCGGGCCGTTGCCTCAGCCTCGTCCAGCGCGCCGTATGTCTTCGTCATATCGGCCATGACGGAGTGGTAGCGGTCGATCGCGTCGGTCAGGATCGTGACGACCATGTCGTTCGGTCCCATGTGGTAATGCTTCGCCGTCTTGATCGCGCCCAGGACGTTGCACACGCCGCTGATGCCGAACATCTGCGACATCTGCCGCACCGCGTCATCCGGCACGCCGAAGCGGCGGGTCATCGCTTCCATGCCGGCCTCCTCGGTCAGTACCTGCAAACCCTTCTTGCACTCGATGTCGTCGATGCACATGATCGCATCCATGTTGGTCACATGATGGATCCATGTCACGTGCTTGTCGCCGATGCCCTGGATGTCGTGCGTGCCGTAACCGTTGTTGAAAAGGGTGGGGCACTGCACCGGCTCCAGCCCGACGACCTTGCAGTCCGGCCAGACCTGCTTCAGCCGGTCGCCTGCGGCGATCGTGCCTGCGCTGCCCATCGCCGAGCAGTAGGCGGACACCGCGCCGGAACCGGTGCCGCGCTTTTGCAGTTCGCCGGCAAGCTCCGCGATTGTGTTGCCGGTCACGTGGTAATGGAAGCGGTAGTTGCCCATCTCGCTGAACTGGTTGAGGATGCGCACCTTCGGGTCGCGCGCCAGTTCATGCGTTTTGTCGTAGATCTCCTTGACGTTGCTCTCCGACCCGGCCGTCTTGATGATGCGCGCGCCGTACGACTCGATGCGCTGGAAGCGCTCGGCGCTCATGCCGGCGGGCAGCACCACGACCGAGTCGAAACCCATGCGGCAGCCAACCCACGCGCCGCCGATGCCGTAGTTGCCGGTGCTCGGCCAGACGAGCGTGTGCGTGCGCGGATCGACCTCGCCGTACAGCTCCTTCTCGACGAGCACCGAGTACGCCGCGCCGACTTTGTGCGCGCCGGTCGGAAAATCGCGCCCATATAGTGCGACGATTGGTGTTTGCACGCCAGTCAACTGCGGCGGCAAGACCAGCGCGTATATCTGGTCGCTCGGGCCGCGCCAGGTGATGTTGAACAGGTTGATCGGGTCGAGCGGGTCGCGTCCCTTCATGTCGAGCGCGCGGGCGCGCAGGGAGGCGTCGATCGTTTGCGGGTGCAGCATCTCTTCGAAGGTGGGGCCGAGGATAGCAGACATAGAACCTCTTGCGGACCGGCAGGTCGCCGGCATTCTTGACATTATTCTGTTTTGTGTTACACATGTCCTAATCCACTGTCATTCTGAGATGGTCCATACCGCGCGCGGTATGCGTCGCGACATGACGTTTGTTATAGGGGCCGGGCTTGCCCGGCCCAGCACCGGGCGACCGCAACCCCCCAAAGGGGGCGAACGGGTCGGGGTCGCCCTACGAGCAATTCCGCGAACGTCATGAGCAGCGCGGAGGCAAGACCGATGGAGCGCAACACGCTTCGCGCGCGAAGAATCTGGGATGTGGCATTTCAGATGTTTCGCGCGCGTAACGAGCCAAAGGACATAGGCCCTGCCTTCGCGCTTCATCCTGTGCCCGCTGCTTCGCAGCGGCCGCGCCGCTAGAGGCGGCGTGCGCACAGGACATACATGACAGATTAGGGCACCTTTAAATCGAAACAGTATTATCGGGGGCGGGAAGCGCGGCACATAGCTGTCAGATCGCGCGCTCGACCGCTTCCAGCGTTGGGTCGATCACGTTGGCCGCGCCGGCCGCCTTGAGCGCTGACGGCACGTCCTTCAGGCCGTTGCCAGTGACGATCACGACGACTGACTCGTCGTGGTCGACCTGCCGGGCCGCCGCGTGCTTGATCAGTCCGGCGAACCCGGCCGCGCCCGCCGGTTCGGCGAAGACGCCGGACTCAGAAGCCAAAACCTTCATCGAGCGCAGAATCTCGTCATCGGTCACCGTGACGAACTCGCCGCCGCTGGCGATGACGGAGCGCACCGCGCGCGCGCCGTCGCGCGGCAGGCCCACGCTGATTGAGTCGGCAATCGTGTCGGCGTTCACTGGTTCGATCTGGATCGGAGCACCCGTTGCTCGCGCGCGTTGCCATGCGCGGTAGCACGCGTCGCTGCCCGCCGCTTGCACGCCGACCAGTTTGGGCGTGCGGTCGATCCAGCCGAGCGCATGCAGGTCGGTAAAGCCTTTCCAGACGCCGCTGATGATGTTGCCATCGCCGACGCTGACGTAGACCCGATCGGGCGCGCTCCAGTCAAGTTGCTCGCAGATCTCGAACGAGACGGTCTTCTTGCCTTCGACGGTGTATGGGTTGTATCCGGTGTTGCGGCAGTACCAGCCGAACTTCCTGGAAGCCTTCAGGCAGAGGTCGAAAGCGTCGTCGTAGGTGCCGCGCACGAGAAACACCGTTGCGCCGAACATCAGCAACTGCGCGACCTTGGCCTGCGGCGCGGTATGCGGCACGAAGATCACGGCGCGCATGCCGGCGCTGGCGGCCATGCACGCCAGCGCGGCGCCGGCGTTGCCGGAACTCGCGGTCGTGATGGTCGTCTCGCCGCGCTCGAGCGCCTTGGCGACGACGAACGCGCTGGCGCGGTCCTTGAACGACGCCGAGGGGTTGCGGCCGTCGTCCTTGATGCGCAGATGCGGGACACCGAGGGCGCGGCCGAGGCGTTCGGCCGCGTGCAAGGGTGTCCAGCCGGCGCTGGTCAGCGGTGTGGCGGCGGCCAGCAACCCCTGCACGCGCTCGGCCGCGATCGGCAGCAGATTCAGGTACCGCCACATCGAGTTCGGGTGCCCGTCGTCCGCCTGCGGTCGAATGGGCGCATCGCCTTCAAACGCCAGCACCGTTTCGAGCAGGCCGTCGTCGCCGTGCTTCGGGCAGACGTACGTCAGGCTGTCAGGCGCGTACGTCTCGCCGCAAACGGTACACCGCAGACGGTAGTTCACGGTCGCGCCTAGCACATCGTCAGCGCCATCACGGCTTTCTGCGCGTGCAGGCGGTTCTCGGCCTCGTCGAACACGACCGACTGCGGGCCGTCGATCACCTCGTCGGTGACCTCGATGTTGCGGTCGGCGGGCAGGCAGTGCATGTAGACCGCGTCGTCCTTGGCCAGCTTCATCCGACGCGAGTCGGTGATCCAACTCGTGTACTGCTTGCCGATCCGCGCGCTCTCGGCGTTGTCCTGCGTGGTCAGCATGGCGCCCCAAGACTTCGGGTAGACCACGTCGGCATCCTTGAACGCCTCGTCCATCGAGTCGGTGATCTCGAAGCCGCCGCCGTAGCGCTTCGCATTGTCGCGCGCTTGCTGGACGATGTCGGGCATCAGCTTGTATTCGGGCGGGTGCGCCAGCACCACGTCCATGCCGAAGCGGGTCAGTTGCAGGATCAGCGACTGGGGCACGCTGATCGGCTTCTGGTACGATGCGGCATAAGCCCAGGAGACGGCGATCTTCTTGCGGCGCAGGTCGCGCCCCTTTTTCTCGATGATCGTCATCAGGTCGGCCAGGATCTGGAACGGGTGGTACACGTCGCACTGCATGTTCAGCACCGGTGCGCGCGACGACTTGGCGACCGCATTGATATATTTGTTGCCGAAGTTCCAGTCGCACTGGCGGATGGCGATACCGTCGAAATAGCGGCCGTAGATCTCGCCGATCTCGGTCGCGGTGTCGCCGTGCGAGATCTGCGTCGTGTCCGAGTCGATGAACGCCGCGTGCCCGCCCAACTGCGCCATGCCGGCTTCGAACGAGCCGCGCGTGCGGGTGCTGGTGAAGAAGAACAGCATCGCCAGCGCCTTGTCGCGCAGGATCGCATGCGACTCGTTCAACGCCCGCTTGCGCTTGAGGTCCCAGGCGACGTCGAGTACCGTCTCGATTTCTTCTTTGCTGAAGTCCAGGTCGCTGATGAAATCACGACCGCGCATACCAGTTTGCATTGGTGCTCCTGATGTAGGGTGTTGACTTGCGACTGATCGGCGCTGCCGGACTACGGTATGTGCGCAACGATAGCGCGCATCCAGGGCAGGTGTTCCTCGAAGTGACCGCCGCTGTTGCCGAAAATCGAGGCCAGGACTGGCTGGCTTGTGTCGTTGTTTGCTTCGCCGGACAGAAAGTAGTTGTAGCTGTTCAGCAAATCGCCGGGAGGCATGGCTTCAATCGTCACCATCAATGCGGCGTGCGTTCGGTCCAGTTCGTCCCGCACGGCAGCCAGGGATTCCGTCGCGAAACGCTGCTGAATTCGCGCGTTGATTTCGTCTTCGCTGATACTTTGCATGGTTGGTTCGTCGAAACCCATCGCTTCATTGCGCGGTTGGCGGCGCAGCAAGGCGACGATCCCGCGCTCCCAAACCATGAGATGCGAGAGATGATCCTTCACGCTCCAGCCGGCCGCGTCGCGCGGCTCGGTCATCTGCGTGTCGCTCCAGCCATCAAGCGTTTGCTGGAGCGCGCGCCACCATTGATTCAGCCGCTCCACTGTCTCGGCTTTGCTGGGCGGCCATGTGCCTTGCGTCATGTTGGCCTCTATTCCTTCGTCGCTATCGCGCCGTGAGGAGCGCTTCGACCGCCGCTTTCGCCTCGGCCAGTCCTACGCCATGCTTCTGACGGTAAAGTTTGATGGCTTCGATCAAGCCTTTCGACCGGGCGAGCGCCACCACATCGTCGTCCGCCGGCTGCGTTGGCGCCTGGCCGGCATACTTGTCTTTGAGGCCCAACTCGGCCATCAAAAAGGCAACTTGTCGCTCCAGTTCCTGTACGCGCATACTGAGAATGTAGTCCTCGCTCATGAGGCGCTCTCCACAGTCATTAGATGATCGTCTTCAGGCGTTCGAAGTCGATATTGCCGCCGCTGAGGATGGCCACCACTTTGGCGCCTGGCTTGACGGCTGCTTTGCGGCTCAACAGGGCGGCTAGGCTGCCAGCACCGGCGCCCTCGACCAGCAGTTTACTGCGCTGGAGGACCCAGCGCATGGCGTTCTTGATCTCCTCGTCGTCCACGGTCACGAACTCGTCCACGTAGGCGCGAGCGTGTTCGATGTTCAACTCGCCCGTGAACGGCGCGCCCATGCCTTCGGCGATGGTGGGGCCGCGCGTGATGCGCACCGGCTTGCCTTCCTTAAGGCCAAGTTGCAGTGCGGTACCGGACGCCGATTCGACGCCGATGACGCGCACGGATGGTTTGTTGAGCTTGATGGCCGCGGCGACGCCGGACAGCAGCCCGCCGCCGCCGATCTGGATGGCGATCACGTCAAGATCGGGCAGGTCCTCGAGGATCTCCATGCCGACGGTGGCTTGCCCGGCGATGACGTACGGGTCATCGTAGGGATGGACGAAGGTGTAGCCGTGCTGCGCTTGCAGCTCGTAGGCGCGATCGAAGATGTGGTTAATATCGCCGCCGAGTATGACCTGCGCGCCGTAGCCGCGCGTCGCGTCGACTTTGGCCTGCGGCGCGTTGTCCGGCATGACGATCGTCGCCTGCGCACCCTCGCGCTGCGCCGCATAGGCCACGCCCTGTGCGTGGTTGCCGGCGCTGACCGCGATCAGCCCGCGACCCTTTTCCTCGGCGCTGAGGTGCGCGAGCTTGTTGATCGCGCCGCGCGGCTTGAATGAACCGGTGCGCTGGAGGTTTTCGCACTTGAAATACAACTGTGCTTCGATCAACTTCCCGATTGTCGTCGCGGGCACCACCGGCGTGCGGTGGAGTTTGCCCTTGATGATACCGCGCGCTTCATCAATCTGTTCCTGTGTAATCAGCATGTCGGCCCCGTGTGGAGGATTTGTATGGTGCTGACGAGATTATACACCACTCGACCATGAGGAACGTCAGTGACCCGCCCAACCAGCCTGCACCGTGTAGAAGCGGGCCGTCGACCGCCTGTGGCGCCAGCAATTCTCATTTTGGAGTCGGCCGCCAGGTTGCCCTCATCCCCTGGCCCTTGCTCCCCCGCGCGCGGGGGAGCAGGGGAAAAGCTAACGGGGAGGTGCGCGGCGGCGCAGCCGCCGCGCACCTCCCCTTAGAATCTCGCCCCCTCCCAACGTGGGCAGCATTGGCAGGTCAGGAGCGAGCTATGAGCGAAACGTACCTGGACAGTATCCGGCTGTTCCGGCAGAAGAAGGTAGACGAATTGCACGGCGACACGGGCTGGCTGGCGTTGGCCGGCCTGTACTGGTTGAATGAGGGACTCAATACGCTTGGGACCGACCCGGCGTGCGATGTGCTGCTCCCGGACGGCTCGGCGGAACCGCATGTTGGCACAATCGACTTCCGCAGCGGGCAGGCCACACTGAGCGTGACGGCGGGCACTCCGGCGCTGGTCGATGGGCAGCCGGCCACCACGGCGGTGCTGAGGCCGGACTCGACCGGCGCGCCGACCGTCGTTTGGCTTGGGCGGCTGCGATTCGTCGTCATTGAGCGGCGCGGCCGCTTCGCCGTCCGGCTGTGGGACCACCGCAAGGACACGCGAGCGGGGTTTCCGGGCCGACAATGGTATCCGATTGATGCCGCGTATTGCGTGCCTGCCACGCTGGCGCCGTATGATCTGCCGCGTAACGTGGAGATTGCAGACGTCACCGGGGACGTGGGGGCGATGCCGAGCCTGGGCGAGCTGGTGTTTGCACTGCACGGCCAGGAACACCGTCTCGTCGCGCTCGGCAAACTGGGTTCCTTGCGCGTCTACTTCCGCGACCGCACAAGCGGCGACACAACGTATCCGGCGTGCCGCTACCTGGATGCCGATACGGCGCCGGACGGCAGCATCACACTCGACTTCAACAAGGCGTACAGCCCGCCGTGCGCGTATACGGCGTTTGCCACGTGCCCGCTGCCGCCGCGGCAGAACCACCTGCCGATTCGCATCGAGGCCGGCGAATTGTTCGACAACAGCCGGCACTAATGGAGAGCGGCATGTTTCCCCTGGACGCCTATCGCGCAAAAATACTGCCGCTGCGGGCGCAGATGGATGTGCGCAACCGCTGGCTGCGCGAGCGACTGGATACCGTCATCCCCGCGTTGATGGCGCGCGAGAACTTTGACATCTGGATCGTCTGCGCCCGCGAGTACAACGAAGACCCGGTGATCATGACGCTGCTGCCCGAGCCGGCGATGGCGGCGCGCCGCCGGACGATCCTGGTGTTCCTCCGCAAATCGGATGGCACGGTTGAGCGGCTGACGCTCGACCGCTACGGGCACGGCGAGTTCTACCAGAAAGGCTGGGACCCGGACGCCGAAGATCAATTCGTATGCCTGCGACGAATCGTGGGTGAACGTGACCCGCGGAGCATCGGTCTCAACATCTCCGACACGTTTGCGTTTGGCGATGGGCTATCGCACAACGAATACACGCTGCTATCCAACGCGCTCGGCGAGTCGCTCATGGCGCGGGTGCGTGGCGCGGAACGCCTGGCGGTCGGCTGGCTGGAGCGTCGTATCCCCGGCGAGATGATCGTCTACGACGGCCTCGCCGAGCTCGCACACGCGTTGATCGCGGAGGCGTTCTCCAGCCGTGTCATCACGCCGGGCATCACGACGACTGATGACGTGGCCTGGTGGCTGCGCCAGTCGATGCAGTCGCTCGGCCTGCGCGCCTGGTTTCATCCGACCATCGACATCCAGGCGCATGGCAAGCTGGCCGACGATAAGAGCGACGCGCGCACGCTCATCCTGCCGGGCGACCTGCTGCACTGCGATGTCGGCTTCTACTACCTCGGCCTGGCGACCGACCACCAGCAGAACGCGTACATCCTCAAGCCCGGTGAGAACGATGCGCCGGCCGGCCTGCGGGCCGCACTGGCCGGCGGCAATCGCTTGCAGGATATCCACATGGCGGCGATGCAGATTGGCCGCACCGGCAACGACGTGCTGGCGGCGGCTCTGCTCCAAGCCAAACGCGAGGGTGTTGATCCGACGATCTACAGCCACCCGCTCGGCCATCATGGCCACGCGGCCGGACCAACCATCGGCTTGTGGGATCAACAGGGCGGGGTACCGGGGCGCGGCGACTACCCGATCTATGACGATACGTGCTATTCCATCGAGTTAAACGTCAAGCGCACCGTCCCGGAATGGGGCGGGCAGGTCGTGCGCATGGCGCTTGAGGAGGATGCGCTCCTAAGCGGTGGCGCGATGCGCTGGCTCGATGGGCGGCAGACCGACCTGTTTCTGATCCGGTGACGACCATGACCCAACACGACTTTCGCGAACTGGATGCGTTTGTCGTCGACGCCATGGCGCGCCTGAATGTGCCGGGTGTCGCGGTCGGGTTGCTGATCGAGGGCAAGGCGCACACGTTTGGCTACGGTATCACCAGCGTCGAAAATCCGCTGCCGGTCACGGGTGACACGCTGTTCCAGATCGGCTCGACCACTAAGACGTTTACCGGCACGGCAGTCATGCGGCTCGTTGAAGCGGGCAAGATTGATCTCGATGCGCCGCTACGAACGTACCTGCCGGATTTCCGCTTGCCGGATGAAGAGGCCGCGGCCATTGTCACGGTGCGCCACCTGCTGACGCACACGAGCGGCTGGGCGGGCGATTACTTCGAGGATTTCGGCCCCGGGCCCGACGCGGTCGCGCGTTACGTCGCAAGCATGGCGACACTCCCGCAGTTGACGCCGCCGGGCGTGTTCTGGTCATACAACAATGCCAACTACTGGGTGGCCGCGCGCGTCATCGAAGTGGTGACCGGCCAGTTGTGGGAGGCGGCCATCCGCGCGTTGGTCATTGAGCCGCTTGGCATGGGCCGCTCGTTCTTCTTCGCCGACGACGTGCTCACGCACCGGTTCGCGGTTGGCCACCACGTGCGCGACGGGCGCGCCGTGGTGGCGCGGCGCTGGTCCTTCCCGCGCCGGCGGCCGAGTGGCAGCATTATTTCCAGCGCGAAAGACCAGTTGCGCTACGCACGTTTCCATCTCGGCGACGGCAGCGCGCCGGACGGTACGCGCGTCTTGTCGCCGGAATCGCTGGCGTTCATGCGCTCGCCGCTCTGTGCGCGCGACCTTGGCGGCATGATGCAGGGCTTGACGTGGATGCTCAAGACGATTGACGGCACGCAGATCGTGCAGCACGGCGGCGCGACCAATGGCCAGATGTCGGCCTTCCTGTTTGTGCCGGAACGCAATTTTGCCTTGACCGTTCTGACCAACGCTGATAAAGGGGCCATGCTGCACCGCCAGATGGTTGCGTGGGCGCTTGAACAGTACCTTGGTTTGCGCGAGACAAAACCCGGTGTGCAGACGCTGCCACACGAGCGCTTGGGCGAGTATGCCGGCACGTATGCGCTGCCGCCGACCGAGCTCAATGTGGCGCTGGAAGACGTCATCGTATCGGTGGAAGACGACCACCTGTTGGCACGCTTCAACCCACGCGGCGGCTACCCGACCAAGGATTCACCTCAGCCGCCGAGGTCGCCGACGCGCCTGGCGTTCTGCGGGGTGGATCGCGTGCTGGCGCTGGACGACCCCGCCGAGGACGCGCCGGGCGAATTTCTGCGTGACGATGCGGGCCGGATCCGCTGGCTGCGCTATGGGACGCGCATTCGGCCACGACGGCCATAGGCGGGCTGCGCACGCTGGCGATCTTTGACAGCCATGCGCAAATGGCTATACTTTACAGGCTGTGCATAGCGTTTTGAGGAGGTGATGTCCTGCAACGCGACGCCCGCTATTTGCCCCATGGTTTCTACCTTCTGACACGCAGTAACCTATTCTCGGAGGAGAACGCATCATGAAGAAGTTGACATTTGTGGCGCTGGCTATCGCTCTGATGGCCATTGTCGCCTGCGGCGCGACGCCGACCGCTGCGCCGACTATGGCGCCGGCCGCTGCGCCGACAACTGCCGCGCAGCCGACCAAGCCGCCCGCCGTGCCGACGATGGCCCCGGCCGCCGCAACGACCGCGCCGGCCGCCGCCGTGACGCCCGCCGCACCGCCGAAGCCGGTCGCCAAGGGCGGCCTGCGCAAGAGCGCGAGCGGCTACAAGGGCTCGCTGAACCTGTGGGTGCTCGGCTACACGCCCGGCAACCAGTTCGCCAATCCGTTTGACCTCGCCGTGGCGCAGTTCATGGCCGACAATCCCGACATCAAAGTCGAGATCACCGGCTACCCGCCCAACGACGAAGGCTTCACCAAATTGACGACCGCCGTGCAGACCGGGCAGGGCATTGACCTGCTGCGCCTGCCGTCCGACCGCCTGCCGGCGTTCGTGAAGGACGATCTGCTGACGCCGATCGACGAATTCATGACCGCCAGCGACAAGGCCGACATCCTGCCGAACCTGCTGGATGCCGTGCGCCTGAAGAACGGCAAGGCGTATGCGTGGCCGCTGTGGGTCGTGCCGATGGGCATGTACGTGAACAAGGATGTCTTCGCCGAAGCCAACGTGCCGCTCCCGCCGAAGGACTGGACCTGGGAGCAGTTCGTCGATGCCGCCAAGAAGACCACGTTCAAGCGCGCCAGCGGCGATCAGGTCTACGGCTGGGCCGGTTTTGTGGATCCCGGCGTCGTGAACACATGGTCGATGTTCATGGCCGAAGACAAGAGCGTTCGCCCGATGATGGCGGACGGCAAGTTCGGCTTCGACAGCCCGGCCGCGGCCGCCGGCCTGGCGCGCTATGCGTCGCTGACGCTGGAAGCCAAGGTCACG
This genomic stretch from Chloroflexota bacterium harbors:
- a CDS encoding M24 family metallopeptidase, whose translation is MESGMFPLDAYRAKILPLRAQMDVRNRWLRERLDTVIPALMARENFDIWIVCAREYNEDPVIMTLLPEPAMAARRRTILVFLRKSDGTVERLTLDRYGHGEFYQKGWDPDAEDQFVCLRRIVGERDPRSIGLNISDTFAFGDGLSHNEYTLLSNALGESLMARVRGAERLAVGWLERRIPGEMIVYDGLAELAHALIAEAFSSRVITPGITTTDDVAWWLRQSMQSLGLRAWFHPTIDIQAHGKLADDKSDARTLILPGDLLHCDVGFYYLGLATDHQQNAYILKPGENDAPAGLRAALAGGNRLQDIHMAAMQIGRTGNDVLAAALLQAKREGVDPTIYSHPLGHHGHAAGPTIGLWDQQGGVPGRGDYPIYDDTCYSIELNVKRTVPEWGGQVVRMALEEDALLSGGAMRWLDGRQTDLFLIR
- a CDS encoding maleylpyruvate isomerase N-terminal domain-containing protein; the encoded protein is MTQGTWPPSKAETVERLNQWWRALQQTLDGWSDTQMTEPRDAAGWSVKDHLSHLMVWERGIVALLRRQPRNEAMGFDEPTMQSISEDEINARIQQRFATESLAAVRDELDRTHAALMVTIEAMPPGDLLNSYNYFLSGEANNDTSQPVLASIFGNSGGHFEEHLPWMRAIVAHIP
- a CDS encoding ornithine carbamoyltransferase yields the protein MQTGMRGRDFISDLDFSKEEIETVLDVAWDLKRKRALNESHAILRDKALAMLFFFTSTRTRGSFEAGMAQLGGHAAFIDSDTTQISHGDTATEIGEIYGRYFDGIAIRQCDWNFGNKYINAVAKSSRAPVLNMQCDVYHPFQILADLMTIIEKKGRDLRRKKIAVSWAYAASYQKPISVPQSLILQLTRFGMDVVLAHPPEYKLMPDIVQQARDNAKRYGGGFEITDSMDEAFKDADVVYPKSWGAMLTTQDNAESARIGKQYTSWITDSRRMKLAKDDAVYMHCLPADRNIEVTDEVIDGPQSVVFDEAENRLHAQKAVMALTMC
- a CDS encoding beta-lactamase family protein; translated protein: MTQHDFRELDAFVVDAMARLNVPGVAVGLLIEGKAHTFGYGITSVENPLPVTGDTLFQIGSTTKTFTGTAVMRLVEAGKIDLDAPLRTYLPDFRLPDEEAAAIVTVRHLLTHTSGWAGDYFEDFGPGPDAVARYVASMATLPQLTPPGVFWSYNNANYWVAARVIEVVTGQLWEAAIRALVIEPLGMGRSFFFADDVLTHRFAVGHHVRDGRAVVARRWSFPRRRPSGSIISSAKDQLRYARFHLGDGSAPDGTRVLSPESLAFMRSPLCARDLGGMMQGLTWMLKTIDGTQIVQHGGATNGQMSAFLFVPERNFALTVLTNADKGAMLHRQMVAWALEQYLGLRETKPGVQTLPHERLGEYAGTYALPPTELNVALEDVIVSVEDDHLLARFNPRGGYPTKDSPQPPRSPTRLAFCGVDRVLALDDPAEDAPGEFLRDDAGRIRWLRYGTRIRPRRP
- a CDS encoding pyridoxal-phosphate dependent enzyme — translated: MITQEQIDEARGIIKGKLHRTPVVPATTIGKLIEAQLYFKCENLQRTGSFKPRGAINKLAHLSAEEKGRGLIAVSAGNHAQGVAYAAQREGAQATIVMPDNAPQAKVDATRGYGAQVILGGDINHIFDRAYELQAQHGYTFVHPYDDPYVIAGQATVGMEILEDLPDLDVIAIQIGGGGLLSGVAAAIKLNKPSVRVIGVESASGTALQLGLKEGKPVRITRGPTIAEGMGAPFTGELNIEHARAYVDEFVTVDDEEIKNAMRWVLQRSKLLVEGAGAGSLAALLSRKAAVKPGAKVVAILSGGNIDFERLKTII
- a CDS encoding extracellular solute-binding protein, translated to MKKLTFVALAIALMAIVACGATPTAAPTMAPAAAPTTAAQPTKPPAVPTMAPAAATTAPAAAVTPAAPPKPVAKGGLRKSASGYKGSLNLWVLGYTPGNQFANPFDLAVAQFMADNPDIKVEITGYPPNDEGFTKLTTAVQTGQGIDLLRLPSDRLPAFVKDDLLTPIDEFMTASDKADILPNLLDAVRLKNGKAYAWPLWVVPMGMYVNKDVFAEANVPLPPKDWTWEQFVDAAKKTTFKRASGDQVYGWAGFVDPGVVNTWSMFMAEDKSVRPMMADGKFGFDSPAAAAGLARYASLTLEAKVTPPDFGSMQDAAVKGGFSKKQFAMITDATGFAAQAKADKVNFEIYPMPTVKGNKLTIGAIGLIAVTAIKDKVKLQAAMDLGRYLTSGEVQEDVPPGGSAATGFYLAPGARKSVKIADPLDKFIPMLPDMYVTPIIDNWAPLTRLIHPVLQNIIYGKVKPEDGMKQIAPEANKLISGK
- a CDS encoding DUF1684 domain-containing protein, producing the protein MSETYLDSIRLFRQKKVDELHGDTGWLALAGLYWLNEGLNTLGTDPACDVLLPDGSAEPHVGTIDFRSGQATLSVTAGTPALVDGQPATTAVLRPDSTGAPTVVWLGRLRFVVIERRGRFAVRLWDHRKDTRAGFPGRQWYPIDAAYCVPATLAPYDLPRNVEIADVTGDVGAMPSLGELVFALHGQEHRLVALGKLGSLRVYFRDRTSGDTTYPACRYLDADTAPDGSITLDFNKAYSPPCAYTAFATCPLPPRQNHLPIRIEAGELFDNSRH
- the thrC gene encoding threonine synthase, which translates into the protein MRCTVCGETYAPDSLTYVCPKHGDDGLLETVLAFEGDAPIRPQADDGHPNSMWRYLNLLPIAAERVQGLLAAATPLTSAGWTPLHAAERLGRALGVPHLRIKDDGRNPSASFKDRASAFVVAKALERGETTITTASSGNAGAALACMAASAGMRAVIFVPHTAPQAKVAQLLMFGATVFLVRGTYDDAFDLCLKASRKFGWYCRNTGYNPYTVEGKKTVSFEICEQLDWSAPDRVYVSVGDGNIISGVWKGFTDLHALGWIDRTPKLVGVQAAGSDACYRAWQRARATGAPIQIEPVNADTIADSISVGLPRDGARAVRSVIASGGEFVTVTDDEILRSMKVLASESGVFAEPAGAAGFAGLIKHAAARQVDHDESVVVIVTGNGLKDVPSALKAAGAANVIDPTLEAVERAI
- a CDS encoding pyridoxal-phosphate dependent enzyme, yielding MSAILGPTFEEMLHPQTIDASLRARALDMKGRDPLDPINLFNITWRGPSDQIYALVLPPQLTGVQTPIVALYGRDFPTGAHKVGAAYSVLVEKELYGEVDPRTHTLVWPSTGNYGIGGAWVGCRMGFDSVVVLPAGMSAERFQRIESYGARIIKTAGSESNVKEIYDKTHELARDPKVRILNQFSEMGNYRFHYHVTGNTIAELAGELQKRGTGSGAVSAYCSAMGSAGTIAAGDRLKQVWPDCKVVGLEPVQCPTLFNNGYGTHDIQGIGDKHVTWIHHVTNMDAIMCIDDIECKKGLQVLTEEAGMEAMTRRFGVPDDAVRQMSQMFGISGVCNVLGAIKTAKHYHMGPNDMVVTILTDAIDRYHSVMADMTKTYGALDEAEATARLVSIFHGQKTDWIKEGTEDNRRQWHNLKYYTWVEQQGMSVAELDAQLDPDWWLAHQARVAEIDRRISASRAA